The Flavobacterium sp. K5-23 genome segment TTCTTCTGCCATTCGATTCGAAAGAACTATCCTTTTTTGGCTGTCAGTAACTATAATCCCTTCTCCAATATTCTCAAGAATTAGTTTTAATTTCAATTCGTTAAGACGCACCAGTTTATCAGCTTCTCTCTTCTCATTTTCCATTTTTTTAGTTAATGAAATATCTTTTATAAAATAAATAAAGATATACTTGCCCAAAATAGTGGCCTCAGAGACGGTTAGTTCAATTTCAAACTCAACATTTTTTTTGTTTAGTCCAGTGATTTCAATAGTTTTATTAATCATAGGACCTTCACCTGTTGACAGGAAATGTTTGATTCCTTCAATTTGGTTTTCTCGATGTTGAATCGGGATAATTAATTCATGCATGGATTTTCCCAAAGCTTCTGCTACTGACCAACCGAATATTTTTTCGGCTTTAGGATTCCATCTAATAATACTTCTCTCTTCATTTATTACAATCAAGGCATCTGGAGCTTCTTCAAATATGGTTTGCAATTGACCTTCGCTTTCTTTTAATTTCTGTTCGGCTGCTTTACGTTCGGTAATATCCCTCATAATCGACTTATGTCCCGTAATTCTATTGCCTTCTCTTAATTGAATTACCGTTTGTTCAATCCATTTTTGCTCTCGGGATTTGGTTATTATCGGGAATGAAAACAGCGTTTCGTCTATTTTATTTTTAAACTGGCTTAAATAAAATTCTTCGACCCTCTCCTTCCATTCTGGAGCAACGAGTTCTGATATTTGTTTTCCAATAAGTTCCTTTTGGGTGAAACCCGTAAGTTTTTTACAAGCAGGATTGATATATGTAAATACGCCTTTATAATCTGAAGTATGAACTACATCTCCCACATTTTCTACTATTTCACGATATTTTTCCTCACTTGTACGGAGCGTTTCAATAGCTTGAGCTAATTGAGCTGTACGTTCTGTTACTTTTTGTTCTAATTCTTCATTAAGGGTTTTAATCTCGGTTTCTGAAGTTTTTCGTTCCGTAATATCATGGATTACTAATACTCCTCCAGTGATTTTTCCAGTTAAATCTTTTAAAGGTCGCGCTGTTGCTACCACAAAAAGGCCTTCTGTTTTTCTATAATTTTGAATGAATATTTCCATATTATCCACTTCTTCCCCGTTTAAAGCTTTTACAAGTGGAAGCTCATTTGTGTTTATAACTGTTTTAGTTTCTGGCCAAAAGAAGCCGTATGTTTCTGCCCATTTGTCTATTGCAATTTCCAGCGGTCCCAATCCAATTATTTTTTCACTTGCGGCATTCCATAGAATGAATTTTCTGTTTTCATC includes the following:
- a CDS encoding PAS domain S-box protein, encoding MINIRNISIKNKLVLMQVFTSALVLGICITAFVLIDIKGFKDRKAISSIAIAQVVGFNSVSALEFLDNSAAEKILSELTVQNDLLNATILDKKGNVFASYTKPGSNKKFKFSNQIEEDESFLFTKENLFVYSNITKDDEIIGQVRIRFELSELNKIKMDVLSLGIVLLIVGIALAFLIALFIKKYISKPLMNLVTVIQTIKDTADYKIRMVVEGKDEISILSAGLNDMLENIEKRDNEVAQSKVQLSEQNILLQSVIQNMGDGLIVVDENRKFILWNAASEKIIGLGPLEIAIDKWAETYGFFWPETKTVINTNELPLVKALNGEEVDNMEIFIQNYRKTEGLFVVATARPLKDLTGKITGGVLVIHDITERKTSETEIKTLNEELEQKVTERTAQLAQAIETLRTSEEKYREIVENVGDVVHTSDYKGVFTYINPACKKLTGFTQKELIGKQISELVAPEWKERVEEFYLSQFKNKIDETLFSFPIITKSREQKWIEQTVIQLREGNRITGHKSIMRDITERKAAEQKLKESEGQLQTIFEEAPDALIVINEERSIIRWNPKAEKIFGWSVAEALGKSMHELIIPIQHRENQIEGIKHFLSTGEGPMINKTIEITGLNKKNVEFEIELTVSEATILGKYIFIYFIKDISLTKKMENEKREADKLVRLNELKLKLILENIGEGIIVTDSQKRIVLSNRMAEEIIGIKQDSEVAATIDWSTKYDLYYPDERTVFPAQNLPLEKALKGETTEDVEIIIEDNETKVKKRVVISGRPIVDENNYVIAAVSNIKDITYFKNLEVALEESEKKYRNLIGFKKGS